From the Winogradskyella forsetii genome, the window ACTTGTCCTATATAAGCATCTAAATTTACACCAACTGGCACCCAAGCTTCATTCTCACTGGTTTGTAATTCACCTGAATGCGTAAATAACGTCGTAAAAGGACCATTGGCAGAGTTTCCAACATTTACATTTAAAGTTCCCATATCTTCGCCAAAGGCATGCATATAGAAAGATAATTCGGCACCATCCGTAGCGGTTGATAAGTCGATTGCAGGACTTACTGCCGAAGCTGTATCTGTTGCATTTCCAGAGGCTTCATAGTTCATATAGCCTGAACCACTATAAGCATTTTCTGGTCCAGTTCCATCCGACGTAGAACCACTAGGGATTTCCCAACTTCCATTATCATCGTTTAAATTTCCTGTCCAACCAGAGGCTAAGTCAAACTCTTCTGTAAGGATAAATGATGAAGATTCTGAAGCGCAGCTAACACCAATTGGCGCTGGAGGAGGACAGTTACTTTGCGTTATTGAACTACTATTTATGGCACAATTAATATCTTGATCATTTTGAATGTTAATAACTATATCGGTAGCGTTGGGATAAGGTCCAAATTGAACCGTTCCAGAAGCACTTAATGATTGCGTAGGACTGGATTGATTGTCAGAAATTGTCAACGACGTCGCTGAGCCTAAATCAGAAACATTGACATCTACTAAAAAACCATTACTTGCAGCACAATCATCTACTATGTTATATGTTGCTGTCGGGTTTGTACACGTAGCACAGCTAACATCGAAATCCCAAGGAATGTAATTATTTTCATCGCAGTTGATGGTGAAATCAGAATCTATAGAGACTGTAATCATATTACCAACAGATTGAAATGAAAGACCAGTTAGGTCTCCGCTATTTCCATAGCCATTGTATAGTTCGCTACCGTCGGTATTTAAAACAATCAATTCGTCATAAGTATTCTCTACGCGACCAGCATTGAATGTCACTCGCAAATCTGACCCATCAGAACTTACAAAAACGAAACTTGTGGTATCATTATCAATATAACAATACGTTGTGTTTACAGGGCCTACTGAACAATCTACTGTAGTTTGCGCTCCTGTAATAATGCAGGATAGGAGTAAGGCAAGTACGAGTGTAATTTTTTTCATAAGTTATTTTTTTTATGTGTTGCTCATTTTTATTCGCATTCAGTGGTTAAGCCATCAATCCATTCGCCGATTAGCACAACGGCTTCTTCATGGATAATATTCCGTCCCAATAATGGCATTCTAATTTCTTCGGCTGCCGTATTTATTCTATAATATAGCACAGAACGTTCTTTTATAGATGGATCTACAATTTTTGTCATTCCAGGAACTTCAGTGTCTGGTTCAGTACAAACCCCTAAATTGGTCTCATTGGCAGTGTCACCAAAAGCAAAGCGCATAGGTCTGTAATCACAATAAGCCAATTCTGTATGGCAATGGGCACAATTGATATCAATATAGGAACGTACTCTTAGGTCAATTGGTTTAGTGTCATCTTTCCAATTCACAACGGTATTTAATGTGGCTGGCAAATTATTTTCTAAATAACCTTCTGCTATTAATTTTTCCAATTGATTTTGAGAACCATCAGCATATAAATATACGTTATTTAAATTTTGTGGTTTTACGCCAATAGGCACTGAATTGTCTCCGCTTTTATGGCAGGTAATGCATTCTACAAATGATGGAATGCGGTAATTGGTGCTTTTTGCAACACCATTTTCCAGAAAATCTATATTTGTAAACGCCCCTTCAAGGCTAAACGCTGCTTCTGTTTGATCATCGTTCCAGATGTAATCGGCAAAATACCAATCGTCCGATTTTTTTAACATCACCCGAGTTTCAATAATACGCGTCGTATTGTCGGGTTGCACATTATTGTAATAGAAGGTTTTTATAAGAAAAGTTCCAACAGGAAAATCAAGATATGTATTATCGGATACGTAATTTGCTTTTACATCACTTGGCATCCAAACAAAACGTTTCTTTTTGGCGTAGTCCGTAAATAAAGTGGAAATTGGTTCATATGGAATGACACCTACAACAGGTTCTTGGGCCTTCATGTCACCTTCAAAAAAGTTATAGTCCGAAAGTGAATTGAAAGGAAAAGCGTCCATGTCAAGTACAACTTGTGAAATTGGTATGTAGTCATCCTCTCGGGCTGATCCTTCATCATTTGAACACGATAAAAGAAGAACCGAAAAAAGCGCTGCAACAGAAAAGAATAGTAGTTTTTTTATGATATATAGTTTTGTTTTAAGCACGAATATAGCAAAAATAGTAATCGTTAAATTGATTATTAGTTAGTTACTATGATTATAGAACAGTTAAGCTTACTTTTTTCCTACCTATTTGTTATTTTATTTATAGATAAATAGAATGATTTTATAGTAAAGCAAGAAAAGCTGTTTATCTATGGTGAGAAAAGCTTCTAAATCAAAAACAAAACGATCTTAAATTATTTATGACAACTTCACATAAAACAGCTATTTTTGTAATAGCCGAGTTAGACTAAGGAATTAATTTACTGAACCTTAAGAAATTTACTTTAGAGTTAAATAAAAATTGGTTAAACAGGAAATAGATATTAGGTCGAGCTCAGGTCAACTGCATATAATTTCCAAAAAATGAAAAAAATAATACTCCTATCCGCAATATTTCTTGGTTTTTACGCCTGTGAAAACAAAATAAAATTAGGTAGTGACGAAGATCCTATACAGGTGAATTGGAATAAAAGAGTCGCAACGATTTCTGCCGTTGATTCTTTAGATTCAGGTCATTCTTATTTGTCGATTTATTCCCAAATTTATAGTTATTCCCAACATAAGACGTATAACCTTACGGCAATGGTAAGTTTGAGAAATGTGAGCATGAAGGATACCATCTACTTAACCAATGTAGATTATTATGACACACATGGAACTCTCTTACGAAGCTATATAGAAAAACCTGTGTATTTGGCACCATTAGAGACTATTGAAATAGTTATCGATGAAGCTGATACTTCAGGAGGTACAGGTTCTAATTTCCTTTTCGATTGGAAAACACCAAAAGGGTGTCCTGAGCCCCTGTTTGAAGGTGTAATGACATCAACTGCGGGACAACAAGGTTTGTCTTTTATTACACATGCTAGACGAATTCGCTAATTTTTATCGCTCGATTCCGACTAGTCTTTATGTTTCATTTTTAATGATAACCATCAACTTTTAATACTAAAATTTCCATTATATTTATTAAAATTACTAAGACCTAAGCACTACTTTTGCGCCATGGTTTTAAGCGACTACACTAAGGAATTTAGATACAATCTTAAACTCGCATCTCCTGTGATGTTGGGCATGCTCGGGCATACTTTTGTGAGTTTTGTGGATAATGTTATGGTAGGTCAGTTGGGAGCGGCAGAACTGGCAGCTGTATCATTAGGTAACAGCTTTATATTTATTGCGATGTCTTTGGGCATTGGCTTTTCTACAGCTATAACCCCTTTAGTGGCAGAAGCAGATACTGAGAAAAATTTCAAAAAGGGGAAGTCGGTTTTTAAACATGGTCTTTTTCTTTGTACGGTTTTAGGATTGTTGTTGTTTGTGATGCTTTTATTTGCCAAACCATTAATGTACGTTATGGATCAGCCAGAAGAAGTGGTTGATTTGGCGATTCCTTATTTAGACTTGGTAGCTTTTTCTTTGGTGCCGTTAATTGTTTTTCAGGCGTTTAAACAATTTAGTGACGGTTTGTCCTTGACCAAATACCCTATGTATGCCACTATTATTGCAAATGTGTTAAACGTGGCCATAAACTATGTGCTGATTTTTGGAAAATTTGGTTTTCCTGAAATGGGAATTGTTGGAGCTGCCGTTGGAACTTTAGTGTCTCGGTTTGTAATGGTCGCCCATTTGTGGTGGTTGCTCGCCAAACGTAAAAAATCTAAAGCCTATGTTACAAATATTAAATTCTTTCAACTCAAAAAATATCCATTAAAAAAGCTGAGCAATTTAGGTTTGCCAAGTGCGATGCAAATGTTTTTTG encodes:
- a CDS encoding DUF3124 domain-containing protein, translated to MKKIILLSAIFLGFYACENKIKLGSDEDPIQVNWNKRVATISAVDSLDSGHSYLSIYSQIYSYSQHKTYNLTAMVSLRNVSMKDTIYLTNVDYYDTHGTLLRSYIEKPVYLAPLETIEIVIDEADTSGGTGSNFLFDWKTPKGCPEPLFEGVMTSTAGQQGLSFITHARRIR
- a CDS encoding MATE family efflux transporter; the protein is MVLSDYTKEFRYNLKLASPVMLGMLGHTFVSFVDNVMVGQLGAAELAAVSLGNSFIFIAMSLGIGFSTAITPLVAEADTEKNFKKGKSVFKHGLFLCTVLGLLLFVMLLFAKPLMYVMDQPEEVVDLAIPYLDLVAFSLVPLIVFQAFKQFSDGLSLTKYPMYATIIANVLNVAINYVLIFGKFGFPEMGIVGAAVGTLVSRFVMVAHLWWLLAKRKKSKAYVTNIKFFQLKKYPLKKLSNLGLPSAMQMFFEVGIFTAAIWLSGTLGANAQAANQIALNLSSMTFMVAIGLSVAAMVRVGNQKGLKDFRALKRIAESIFLVGFIFAVIFALLFVIFHTVLPKLYVDLDDPKNAVDTAEVVKIAATLLLAAAVFQISDSLQVIALGALRGLQDVKMPTLITFISYWVIGFPISYFLGKEEVMGSLGIWIGLLVGLTVAAILLFIRFNYLTKKLILNSAEL